Proteins encoded together in one Bacteroides ovatus window:
- the traM gene encoding conjugative transposon protein TraM: MMKINFKQPKYIFPLVVFVPLCALVYFVMQTFGGGGDTRQTVATDRINMELPEANAEEAGDKMTEMSRRFGDEDAFTAVGAIGEEEKDKEELEHGYSEEELNRLDAAEAERIRQQQEMEELERSLAESRKHINSYAYGSSSSGNVSQDDFARDLEEIQRRSYQRQKAIESGLGFGNPEAEEAARKQRADSIAKVRMEEKERNRPNLVVKSSDAGAGKFHTVSAPDEAAEANLIRAMIDQTTKAREGTRLRFKLLDDVTVSGTKLRKGTYLYGTVTGFGGQRVRAAVTSILVGGKFIKVKLSVFDNDGMEGFYVPESAFRDFVKDAGASTVQQNINLESEDGYGSGISGEAIALQALQNMYNSATSAISSNIRKNKAKIKYNTIVYLINSDDAR; encoded by the coding sequence TAGTGTACTTCGTGATGCAGACTTTTGGGGGAGGCGGTGACACGCGGCAGACAGTGGCCACCGACCGCATCAACATGGAACTGCCGGAGGCCAATGCGGAGGAAGCCGGCGACAAGATGACCGAGATGTCCCGGCGTTTCGGTGACGAGGACGCTTTTACCGCCGTCGGTGCCATCGGCGAGGAGGAAAAGGACAAGGAGGAGCTGGAACACGGCTACAGCGAGGAGGAGCTGAACAGGCTCGACGCCGCCGAAGCGGAGCGTATCCGCCAGCAGCAGGAAATGGAGGAACTGGAGCGTTCCCTTGCCGAATCAAGGAAGCACATCAATTCATACGCCTACGGTAGCAGTTCTTCGGGCAATGTCTCACAGGACGATTTCGCCCGTGACCTTGAAGAAATCCAGCGGCGAAGTTACCAACGGCAGAAAGCCATCGAGAGCGGATTGGGTTTCGGCAATCCCGAAGCGGAAGAAGCGGCCCGAAAACAACGGGCGGATTCCATCGCCAAGGTACGCATGGAGGAAAAAGAACGCAACCGGCCGAACCTTGTCGTCAAATCATCCGATGCCGGTGCCGGAAAGTTCCATACGGTATCGGCACCCGATGAAGCGGCGGAAGCCAACCTGATACGGGCGATGATTGACCAGACCACCAAGGCGCGCGAGGGCACCCGGCTACGCTTCAAGCTGCTGGATGACGTGACGGTCAGCGGCACGAAACTGCGGAAGGGCACCTATCTGTACGGGACGGTGACAGGCTTCGGAGGGCAGCGTGTCCGCGCGGCGGTCACCAGCATCCTTGTGGGTGGCAAGTTCATCAAAGTGAAACTCTCGGTCTTTGACAACGACGGCATGGAAGGCTTCTACGTCCCCGAATCGGCTTTCAGGGATTTCGTGAAGGACGCTGGTGCCAGCACCGTGCAGCAGAATATCAACTTGGAGTCGGAGGACGGCTACGGCTCGGGCATTTCAGGCGAGGCCATCGCCCTGCAAGCCCTACAAAATATGTACAACTCCGCCACGTCCGCCATCTCTTCCAATATCCGGAAGAACAAGGCGAAAATCAAATACAACACCATCGTCTATCTAATCAACTCGGATGACGCGAGATAG
- a CDS encoding type IV secretory system conjugative DNA transfer family protein: protein MAFEETREQQQMYNYFRSCIYIFLIIEIVMNLPVTADNRITQFLLDLLGRFKIFNSVSGCKVTELVCICVVCIGTKAKKALKFNVRTMVVYPVLAGLTFVGLCFVFHGMDFGISWMGFPANRILYAVCSVVGTMLVHQGLDGIAKYYNYKVGEDRFNFENESFQQSEALVSNDYSVNIPMIYYWKRKMHRGWINIINPFRGTIVLGTPGSGKSFGIIDPFIRQHAAKGFAMMCYDFKFPTLAKTLFYQFCKNRKAGKLPDNCGFRIVNFTDVEYSNRINPIQRKYIPDLAAASETAATLLASLNKGGGEKKGGSEAFFTNSAENFLAAIIYFFVNFHPVGFRNGKRLKRFVSLEGKKLELVIRNWDDFNAVNEEGNVVLDFVDENGNDVSTDEDRMFVELNGFSYKDRTGKRIVIDRCWYEDEEGNEVEPDTVTGEYSDMPHVLSFLGRPYDQVFNILMQDDKIASLMAPFKSAYENKANDQLEGMVGTLRVNAARLVSPEAYWVFTGDDFDLKISDREHPSYLVIANDPEKEQVIGSLNALVLNRLITRVNSKGNIPVSIIVDELPTLYFHKIDRLIGTARSNKVAVTLGFQELPQLEADYGKVGMQKIITTCGNIFMGAARNKETLEWAQNDVFGKAKQTSRSISINDQKVSTTISEKMDYLVPAAKIADMATGWLAGQAARDFTATDERMLNRFDIEQSEEFKTTKYFCKTHFDMKKIKEEEDHYVPLPKIYEFKNDREKEIMLNRNFKRVNQEVEDMVRELLGMG from the coding sequence ATGGCATTTGAGGAAACACGGGAACAGCAGCAGATGTACAACTACTTCCGCAGCTGCATTTACATCTTTCTCATCATAGAGATTGTCATGAACCTGCCGGTGACGGCGGACAACCGCATCACGCAGTTCCTCCTCGACCTGCTGGGACGTTTCAAGATTTTCAACTCGGTATCGGGCTGTAAGGTGACGGAGCTGGTCTGCATCTGTGTGGTCTGCATCGGCACGAAGGCTAAGAAGGCCTTGAAGTTCAACGTGAGGACGATGGTCGTCTATCCCGTACTGGCAGGACTGACTTTTGTAGGGTTGTGCTTCGTCTTCCACGGGATGGATTTCGGCATCAGTTGGATGGGTTTCCCTGCGAACCGCATCCTCTATGCCGTCTGTTCGGTGGTGGGGACAATGCTGGTGCATCAGGGGCTGGACGGCATCGCCAAGTATTACAACTACAAGGTGGGTGAAGACCGCTTCAACTTCGAGAACGAATCCTTCCAACAGTCGGAGGCTTTGGTCAGCAACGACTATTCGGTGAACATTCCGATGATATACTACTGGAAGCGGAAGATGCACAGGGGCTGGATCAATATCATCAATCCCTTCCGTGGGACGATTGTATTGGGGACGCCGGGTTCGGGTAAGTCCTTCGGCATCATCGACCCGTTCATCCGGCAGCACGCCGCCAAGGGTTTTGCCATGATGTGCTACGATTTCAAGTTCCCGACACTGGCCAAGACGCTGTTCTACCAGTTCTGCAAGAACCGCAAGGCAGGGAAACTGCCTGATAATTGCGGATTCCGTATCGTCAACTTTACTGATGTGGAGTATTCCAACCGCATCAACCCGATACAGCGGAAGTACATTCCCGACTTGGCGGCGGCTTCGGAAACGGCCGCTACTTTGCTGGCATCCCTGAATAAGGGCGGCGGCGAGAAGAAAGGCGGATCGGAAGCGTTCTTCACCAACTCAGCGGAGAACTTTCTGGCGGCCATCATCTATTTCTTCGTGAACTTCCACCCGGTCGGGTTCAGGAACGGGAAGCGGCTGAAACGGTTTGTCTCACTGGAGGGAAAGAAACTGGAACTGGTGATACGGAACTGGGATGATTTCAATGCCGTCAACGAGGAAGGGAACGTGGTGCTGGACTTCGTGGATGAAAACGGGAATGATGTTTCTACCGATGAAGACCGTATGTTTGTGGAGCTGAACGGTTTTTCCTATAAAGACCGGACAGGGAAACGGATTGTCATTGACCGCTGCTGGTATGAGGACGAGGAGGGCAACGAGGTGGAGCCTGACACCGTTACGGGCGAGTATTCGGACATGCCACATGTGCTGTCGTTCCTTGGCAGACCCTACGACCAGGTTTTCAACATTCTGATGCAGGATGACAAGATAGCTTCTCTGATGGCGCCGTTCAAGAGTGCCTACGAGAATAAAGCGAACGACCAGCTGGAAGGCATGGTGGGCACGCTCCGCGTGAATGCCGCCCGGCTGGTGTCACCGGAAGCCTACTGGGTGTTTACCGGGGATGATTTTGACTTGAAGATTTCAGACAGGGAGCATCCGAGCTACCTCGTGATTGCCAACGACCCGGAAAAGGAGCAGGTCATCGGTTCGCTGAACGCCCTCGTGCTCAACCGCCTGATAACACGGGTCAACTCCAAAGGAAACATCCCGGTGAGCATCATCGTGGACGAGCTGCCCACCCTGTACTTCCACAAGATAGACCGTCTTATCGGTACGGCACGCTCCAACAAGGTGGCCGTGACGCTGGGCTTTCAGGAACTTCCACAGCTGGAGGCGGACTATGGCAAGGTGGGGATGCAGAAGATAATCACCACTTGCGGCAATATCTTCATGGGTGCGGCACGCAACAAGGAGACCTTGGAATGGGCGCAGAATGACGTTTTCGGCAAGGCGAAGCAGACCTCACGCTCCATCTCCATCAACGACCAGAAGGTCTCCACCACCATATCGGAGAAGATGGACTACCTCGTCCCGGCGGCGAAGATTGCGGACATGGCTACCGGCTGGCTGGCAGGCCAGGCGGCACGCGACTTCACGGCCACGGACGAAAGGATGCTCAACCGTTTCGACATAGAGCAGTCGGAAGAGTTCAAGACCACGAAGTATTTCTGCAAGACGCACTTCGACATGAAGAAGATAAAGGAGGAGGAAGACCACTACGTTCCGCTTCCTAAAATCTACGAGTTCAAGAATGACCGGGAGAAAGAAATCATGCTGAACCGCAATTTCAAACGGGTCAACCAGGAGGTCGAGGATATGGTCAGGGAACTGTTGGGCATGGGATGA
- the traN gene encoding conjugative transposon protein TraN codes for MKSKMLLCFLSLFMAAAGASANERIYVNREVTTHIVMPENIKMVDISTTKIAGNQCTDNIVRIKPSCGSDSIPEAGYRDNELLGTLTLIGERHIAQYDILYTQSPQMAASIFEVPYSHTQSYINPEVTMPMAEMARYAWAVYGSGRKYNQIVSRAHGMKAVVNNIYAVGDYFFIDYSLQNKTKIAYDIEELRVKLTDKKETKATNSQTIELSPVFSLNHVRKFKKSYRNVLVLPKLTFPDEKVLRLEISENQISGRVITLTIEYEDILHADGFDSDILKNAAYYPYYYITYPSQPWKN; via the coding sequence ATGAAATCAAAAATGCTTTTATGCTTCCTTTCCCTCTTTATGGCGGCTGCCGGCGCATCGGCCAACGAAAGGATTTATGTCAACCGGGAAGTGACCACGCACATCGTCATGCCGGAGAACATCAAGATGGTGGATATTTCCACCACGAAGATTGCCGGCAACCAGTGTACCGACAACATTGTCCGTATAAAACCGTCCTGTGGAAGCGACTCCATACCGGAGGCAGGCTACAGGGACAACGAGCTACTGGGCACGCTGACGCTTATCGGTGAGCGGCACATCGCACAGTACGACATCCTCTATACGCAGTCGCCCCAAATGGCCGCTTCCATCTTCGAGGTGCCTTACAGCCATACGCAGTCCTACATCAACCCGGAGGTCACCATGCCGATGGCGGAAATGGCGCGGTATGCGTGGGCGGTCTATGGCAGCGGACGGAAATACAACCAGATTGTGTCAAGAGCGCACGGCATGAAGGCCGTCGTCAACAACATTTACGCCGTTGGGGACTACTTCTTCATCGACTACTCCCTGCAGAACAAAACGAAGATCGCATACGATATTGAGGAACTGAGGGTGAAGCTGACCGACAAGAAGGAGACCAAGGCGACCAACTCGCAGACCATCGAGCTGTCTCCCGTATTCTCCCTGAACCATGTCAGAAAGTTCAAGAAGAGCTACCGCAACGTGCTGGTGCTACCCAAGCTGACGTTCCCGGACGAGAAGGTCTTGCGGCTGGAGATTTCTGAGAACCAGATCAGCGGACGTGTCATCACGCTGACCATCGAATACGAGGACATCCTACATGCCGACGGCTTTGATTCGGACATCCTGAAAAACGCGGCCTACTATCCCTATTATTACATCACTTATCCCTCACAGCCATGGAAAAATTGA